TGGACGCGCTGCGGAAGATCGCCGGGACGGGCTCGACGCGAGTGCTGCTCGACGCCACGCAGGCCGTCGGCTGGATGCCGCTGCAGCTCGGCTGGGCGGACTGGGTGGTCAGCGCGGCGTACAAGTGGCTCATGTCGCCGCGCGGGACGGCCTGGCTCGCGATCCACCCCGATGCGCCGGAGCTCCGCCCCAGCAGCGCCAACTGGTACGCGACGGAGGACCCGTGGACGTCGACTTACGGACTGCCCCTGCGACTGGCGGGCGACGCCCGCGCGCTCGACCTCTCGCCCACCTGGTTCTCCCAGGTCGGCGCGGCCGTGGCGCTGGACTGGCTGGCCGGGCTGGACATGGCGGCGGTGGCCGCGCACTGCACCGGCCTGGCCGACGAGTTCCTGGCCGCGCTGGGCCTGCCACCGGCCGGTTCGCCGATCGTCTCGGTGCAGGTACCGGACGCTGTGGCGAAGCTCACCGAAGCCGGGGTCGCCTGCGCCGCGCGAGCCGGTCGCGCACGCCTGGCGTTCCACCTGTACAACACCCGGGCGGACGTCGAGCTGGCCGCTCGGGCGCTGGGAGGAACGTCCGGGGTGTCCGTCTCGTAATCCGCAACCGCTACCGTAGGTCTCCGTGCCCGACCGAAGAGGTGCACCCGAAGACATGACGGGTGAACAAGCCGACACGCAGCGCGAAACCGCTCCGCTCCGCCGCGACAACTCGCGGATACAGCCGGATCGGGCACCGGTCGACCCCGGACCCGGGCAGAGCACCCGGCCGGTCTTCCCGCCCCCGCAGCGCCCGGCGCAGCAGCCGACCAACCCGCCGACGCAGCAGCAGGCCAACCCGCCGGTGCAGCAGCAGGCCAACCCGCCGGTGCATCCGCAGACGAACCCGCCGGTAAAGCAGCCGACGAATCCGCCGGTGCACCCGCAGACGAACCCGCCCGGGTACCAGCAGGCGAACCAGTTGCCGCCGCAGCCGGTCAACCCGCCGGTGCGCCCGACGACCAACCCGGGGACCAGCAGGCAGCCGATGCCCGAGCCGCCGCCGTCGTCGCGGAGCAAGATCACGCCGATGGGCTGGGCCCTGCGCGGCGCCGGACTGTTCGCCATCTCGGTGGTGTCCGGGCTGATCTGGCTGGCGGTGAAACCGGACGCGCCAGAGCCGGAGGAGACGCCGCCGCTGGCGACGAAGTACGACTTCCAGCCGATCCGCCGCGAAGAGGGATTCCTCGGCTGCCAGAACGTCTCGGACTACAAGATCCAGGAGTTCTTCAAGAACGAGGAGTGCGAGCACCTCACCCGCGCCCTCTACAACACCACCCTGCCGGACGGCTCCCGCGTGCTGACCTCGGTCGTCACCGTGCTGATGCCGAACTCGGACAGCGCGCAGCGCCTCGACGACCTGACCACGAAGGACGGCACGGGCAACATCCGGGACCTGGTCGACGACGGCAGCGAGGGAACCAAGGACCTGCCCAAGCTCGCCGACAAGGCCTACGCCTCGGACCGCCAGGAGCACCTCGTGGTGATCGGCGACTCCGCGTACTACGACAAGAAGACGACGAACAAGGACCCGATCCTGCTCGACGTCTCGAAAGAAGCTCTCAAGCTCGGCTGGCCGCAGGACAAGGGCTGACCGGGATCAGGCTTGACCGGGGAAGGCCTGGGCCGCGGGCTGCTGGCCGACGGTGAGCCGCCACCGGGTGGCGCGGGTCGCCGAGGTGGTCAGCCCGTCCAGCGCGGTGCCGCGCAACCCGGGGTCGGCGGTGTTCTCCAGCACCGACCGCCAGCCGACCTGGCAGTCGCCTTCGGCCTTGATCAGCAGGCCGATCGCGGAGTCCTGGTCGCTCACCCGCTCGCCCACGTCGTAAGCGGGCTGCGCCGACGGCGGGATCTGCCCCGCGCCGCGGATGACCTTCTCCGCCGTGTCGCGCAGCCTGCGGTGCTGCTCCTGCGCGTCGTCGATCGCGCTGCGCACGCGGTTCTCGCCGACGTAGGCGCTGGCCAGGCCGTAGACCCACAGCGCAGCGTGCTCCGCGCTGAGCGCGCTGCGCAGCGCCGTGCCCTCCGCGTCCGAGAGTTCGGTCACCTCAGCACCTCCAGCAGACTCGCGCAGCTCGCCGAGATCGATCCCACCAGCCCCGCCCGGTAGTCCGGCAGCGCGGGCACGAGGCCCGCCGCCTGGTCCCGGGCCCTGTTCAGCGCCTCGACCAGCGCCTCCGACGCCGCGCTCGCCGATC
This portion of the Saccharopolyspora antimicrobica genome encodes:
- a CDS encoding aminotransferase class V-fold PLP-dependent enzyme, which translates into the protein MREAFGAEFDVPDGYLNTASIGIPPAAVARAVAESVRRWGSGLDGPGDFEPAVAAARAAFARLIGTTADRVAIGATASQLIGLVAASLPDGARVLVAEGDFTSVLFPFAAQQDRGVQVTAVPLEEITARAADHDVVAVSVVQSSDGRIVDLDALRKIAGTGSTRVLLDATQAVGWMPLQLGWADWVVSAAYKWLMSPRGTAWLAIHPDAPELRPSSANWYATEDPWTSTYGLPLRLAGDARALDLSPTWFSQVGAAVALDWLAGLDMAAVAAHCTGLADEFLAALGLPPAGSPIVSVQVPDAVAKLTEAGVACAARAGRARLAFHLYNTRADVELAARALGGTSGVSVS
- a CDS encoding ferritin-like domain-containing protein, translated to MTELSDAEGTALRSALSAEHAALWVYGLASAYVGENRVRSAIDDAQEQHRRLRDTAEKVIRGAGQIPPSAQPAYDVGERVSDQDSAIGLLIKAEGDCQVGWRSVLENTADPGLRGTALDGLTTSATRATRWRLTVGQQPAAQAFPGQA